A window of the Vespa crabro chromosome 8, iyVesCrab1.2, whole genome shotgun sequence genome harbors these coding sequences:
- the LOC124426061 gene encoding myrosinase 1-like: MNFVMAITKYFFPLKTTVCMLLLAKSMLKQTEALMNMEFPEGFQLGVATASYQIEGAWNTDGKGVNIWDVFTHDNKSKIRDHSNGDVACDSYHKYKEDVQLISDIDADFYRFSLSWSRILPNGFSNVVNEEGLNYYKNLIDELLAKNIQPHVTIYHWDLPQNLEKLGGWTNELIIEYFVDYARIVFRELGPKVKLFYTINEPAILCGEGYGSTTKAPGKNLTEIGSYLCMHNVLKAHAKVYHMYDKEFRSEQKGLISIVVSCSAYFAKNENNLEAEEIAYQFICGWLSHPIYSKTGDYPEIMKNRIAENSRIQGYSKSKLPEFTPEWIEYIQGTSDFFALNHYTSNLVEIVPKGPNDPWYGESGVKFSYDPKWPSSGSSWLKIVPEGFRKILNVIKNKYNNPPVIITENGVSDDGTLMDKIRINYFSEYLKAMLQAIYEDGCNIKGYTAWSLLDNFEWENGYLEKFGLVQIDFASPNRTRTPKMSMEWYKNVIKQRKITNFIPNTNKYNIVSIR, translated from the exons CTCTCATGAATATGGAATTCCCCGAAGGATTTCAACTGGGAGTCGCTACAGCATCTTATCAAATTGAAGGAGCCTGGAACACTGATG gTAAAGGTGTTAATATATGGGATGTATTTACTCAtgataataaatcgaaaataaggGATCACAGCAATGGTGACGTAGCCTGCGATTcgtatcataaatataaagaagatgTCCAGTTAATTAGCGATATAGAT gctgatttttatcgattctcACTTAGCTGGTCTCGAATTTTGCCAAACGGTTTTTCTAACGTAGTAAACGAAGAAGgacttaattattataaaaatcttatcgACGAATTACTTGCAAAGAATATTCAACCACACGTTACAATATATCATTGGGATCTTCCGcaaaatttggaaaaattagGTGGTTGGACTAACGAATTAATCATCGAATATTTTGTTGATTATGCAAGGATTGTTTTCAGAGAGCTTGGTCCTAAAGTAAAACTTTTCTATACCATAAATGAACCAGCTATACTATGTGGAGAAGGTTACGGCTCAACTACGAAAGCTCCAG GGAAAAATTTAACCGAAATTGGATCTTATTTATGCATGCACAATGTACTGAAAGCGCACGCCAAGGTATATCATATGTACGACAAAGAATTCAGATCTGAACAAAAGGGATTGATCTCTATCGTCGTATCGTGTTCCGCATACTTCgccaagaatgaaaataatttggaAGCGGAGGAGATAGCCTATCAATTTATTTGTGGATGGTTAAGTCATCCAATTTATTCGAAAACCGGTGATTATCCAGAAATTATGAAGAATCGTATAGCAGAAAATAGTAGGATTCAAGGATACTCCAAATCAAAATTGCCCGAATTCACACCAGAATGGATTGAATATATACA AGGAACTTCAGACTTCTTCGCCTTAAATCACTACACTTCTAATCTGGTCGAAATTGTACCAAAGGGACCGAACGATCCTTGGTACGGGGAGAGCGGAGTTAAATTTAGCTACGATCCAAAATGGCCATCCTCTGGATCATCGTGGTTAAAG atAGTTCCTGAGGGATTTAGAAAGATtcttaatgtaataaaaaataaatacaataatccACCGGTTATTATTACGGAAAATGGTGTTTCCGACGATGGTACATTGATGGacaaaataagaattaattatttttctgaatATCTTAAGGCTATGCTGCAAGCTATATATGAAGATGGTTGTAACATCAAAGGTTATACAGCTTGGAGTTTGCTAGACAACTTTGAATGGGAAAATGGCtatct TGAAAAATTCGGTCTTGTCCAAATTGATTTTGCATCTCCCAACAGAACGAGAACTCCAAAAATGTCAATGGAATGGTACAAAAATGTAATCAAACAACGGAAAATAACTAATTTTATACCAAATACAAACAAATACAATATTGTATCTATTCGTTAA